The following are encoded together in the Methylobacterium radiotolerans JCM 2831 genome:
- a CDS encoding thiamine pyrophosphate-dependent enzyme: protein MAEVSAGGPLERREAVARLLAGRDDLLVITGLGSPSYDVMAAGDHPGNYYLWAAMGSAATVGLGLAVAQPARPVLVITGDGEMLMGLGGLATIALQRPPNLTVAVLDNGHYGETGMQASHAGRGLALEGVAEACGFPWSRAIADSAGLDTLRDRVAARAGLTFAAIKIRPENPPRVLPPRDGVHVKNRFRAALGYPTS, encoded by the coding sequence GTGGCTGAAGTGAGCGCGGGCGGGCCGCTGGAGCGCCGGGAGGCCGTGGCGCGGCTCCTGGCCGGCCGGGACGATCTGCTGGTCATCACCGGGCTCGGCTCGCCCTCCTACGACGTTATGGCGGCGGGCGACCATCCCGGAAACTACTACCTGTGGGCGGCGATGGGCTCGGCCGCCACGGTCGGCCTCGGCCTCGCCGTCGCCCAGCCGGCGCGACCCGTCCTGGTGATCACCGGCGACGGCGAGATGCTGATGGGGCTCGGCGGGCTCGCGACGATCGCCCTGCAGCGACCGCCGAACCTGACCGTCGCGGTCCTCGACAACGGCCATTACGGCGAGACCGGCATGCAGGCGAGCCACGCCGGCCGCGGCCTGGCGCTCGAGGGGGTCGCGGAGGCCTGCGGCTTCCCGTGGAGCCGGGCGATCGCCGACAGCGCCGGCCTCGACACCCTCCGCGACCGGGTCGCCGCCCGGGCGGGCCTGACCTTCGCGGCGATCAAGATCCGTCCCGAGAACCCACCGCGCGTCCTGCCGCCGCGGGACGGCGTCCACGTCAAGAACCGCTTCCGGGCCGCGCTCGGCTACCCGACTTCCTAG
- a CDS encoding thiamine pyrophosphate-binding protein, with protein sequence MTGQEPDHAADWRRDVFRGLKTAGVRHVAYVPDAGHATAIRLAEADPDLNAVVLTTEEEGIGYLAGAWLGGQRGALLLQSSGVGNCINTLALPACGGFPLLMVVTMRGDWAEFNPWQNPMGQATEASLKLMGVMTWRADAPDAVAPLLHGAATMAFEGDAACALLLGQRLIGEKSWLK encoded by the coding sequence ATGACGGGCCAGGAACCGGACCACGCGGCGGACTGGCGCCGCGACGTCTTCCGCGGACTCAAGACGGCGGGCGTCCGGCACGTGGCCTACGTGCCCGACGCGGGGCACGCGACCGCGATCCGCCTCGCCGAGGCCGACCCGGATCTCAACGCCGTCGTGCTGACCACGGAAGAGGAAGGGATCGGCTACCTCGCGGGAGCCTGGCTCGGCGGGCAGCGCGGGGCGCTGCTGCTGCAATCGAGCGGGGTCGGCAACTGCATCAACACCCTGGCGCTGCCGGCCTGCGGCGGCTTCCCGCTCCTCATGGTCGTCACGATGCGCGGCGACTGGGCCGAGTTCAATCCCTGGCAGAACCCCATGGGGCAGGCCACCGAGGCGTCCCTGAAGCTCATGGGCGTGATGACGTGGCGGGCCGACGCGCCGGACGCCGTCGCGCCGCTCCTGCACGGCGCCGCCACCATGGCGTTCGAGGGCGACGCCGCCTGCGCCCTGCTGCTGGGGCAGCGACTGATCGGAGAGAAGTCGTGGCTGAAGTGA
- a CDS encoding LysR substrate-binding domain-containing protein produces the protein MDIAQLRTLIHVAELGSVSKAADRLNIAQPALSRQIRQLEQELGTDLFERHGRGMVITETGRAVLVHASRVMAEMEAIRDTVASGRTSFRGTVSVGTTPTVAEIVTVPLVTALRRTHPDLAVRLSAAYSGHILDWLQRGQIDVAVSYNPRRLHTLRIVPIMIETLLLVGPGGREEPGAPVPFAGLAGMDLVLPSPGHMLRDIAHDCARRAGIELRVVVEADSFQSLINLVRAGIGATVLPLAPVHAMVAAGDLTAAPLTDPSPTRELVVAYPADRPVSRAARLVGETVIGIAADLAARGVWMGQVLDASRAAHASGRDARA, from the coding sequence ATGGACATTGCGCAGCTCAGAACGCTGATCCACGTCGCCGAACTCGGCAGCGTCAGCAAGGCGGCCGACCGGCTCAACATCGCCCAGCCTGCCCTCAGCCGGCAGATCCGCCAGCTGGAGCAGGAACTCGGTACCGACCTGTTCGAGCGCCACGGGCGCGGCATGGTCATCACCGAGACCGGGCGCGCGGTGCTGGTGCACGCGAGCCGCGTGATGGCCGAGATGGAGGCGATCCGCGACACGGTCGCGTCCGGTCGCACGTCGTTCCGGGGCACGGTCTCGGTCGGCACCACGCCGACCGTCGCCGAGATCGTGACGGTGCCGCTCGTCACGGCGCTCCGGCGCACGCATCCCGACCTCGCGGTCCGGCTGAGCGCGGCCTATAGCGGGCACATCCTCGACTGGCTGCAGCGCGGGCAGATCGACGTGGCCGTGTCGTACAACCCGCGCCGCCTGCACACGCTGCGCATCGTCCCGATCATGATCGAGACGCTGCTCCTCGTCGGCCCGGGCGGCCGGGAGGAGCCGGGCGCGCCCGTGCCCTTCGCCGGCCTCGCCGGCATGGACCTCGTCCTGCCGAGCCCCGGTCACATGCTGCGCGACATCGCCCACGACTGTGCCCGGCGGGCCGGCATCGAGCTCCGCGTGGTCGTCGAGGCGGACTCGTTCCAGTCGCTGATCAACCTGGTGCGCGCCGGAATCGGGGCCACCGTGCTGCCGCTGGCGCCGGTCCACGCCATGGTGGCGGCGGGCGACCTCACGGCGGCGCCGCTCACGGATCCCAGTCCGACCCGCGAGCTGGTCGTCGCCTATCCCGCCGACCGGCCGGTGAGCCGCGCCGCGCGCCTCGTGGGCGAGACGGTGATCGGGATCGCGGCCGATCTCGCCGCGCGCGGCGTCTGGATGGGCCAGGTGCTGGACGCGTCGCGGGCGGCCCACGCGTCTGGCCGGGACGCTCGAGCCTAG